The Vibrio metoecus sequence ATTTCACGATGAAAACGTTGAAAAGCGACAAAATTATCGTCAGTCGGTGCAGCATTGTGATGCCAGCCATGGATAAAGATCAGCAGTTCTGCCCCAGGTTTTTTTGCCAGTCGCGCCTTTAACGCTTGATATTGCCCCGGCAGGTGCATTTCACCATTATCATTGAATTCAATGACATGGAAATCAGACTGACTCAGTTCAGGCGTCACCTGATGATAGGGCATATCAGGAATACGGGTAGACCAAATTGACAACGCGAGAACAGCCAACAATACAACCTTAAATATGGCTATATTTTTCAAAAACTTACGCAAGGAATCTTACCAAAAAAACAGATACCCAGACTCGGGCGGGCGGCAATTATATGTTCAACTTCAATGCTTCACCAGAGGCGGAATGATGGACTTTCTCACCTGCCGCTAACCTCTCGATGGCATTGCCATTTAACACCTTGAAACACCATGGCTATAGCTTCCAATAGGAAGGGGATGCGATTGTGACAAAAGCCACTAGGGTATGTTTAAATGTCCTCGCCATTGGGTATGAATAAGAAGAGAAACATGCACTTTTCCCCACCTCTGCAAAAAGGAACCTTACTCAAACGTTACAAACGCTTTTTAGCTGATGTGATGCTAGAAGATGGTTCAGTGATCACCATGCACTGCGCGAACACGGGAGGCATGACTGGCTGCGCCGAGCCGGGCAGTACGGTGTGGTTTTCTACATCGGATAATCCCAAACGTAAATACGCCCACAGTTGGGAACTAACGGAGACAAAAAAAGGTCACTGGATTTGCGTGAACACCGCACGTGCCAACACGTTAGTCGTGGAAGCCATCTTGGCTGGGCGTATTCCTCAGTTGCAGGGTTATGCTGAGCTCCGCACAGAAGTGAAGTACGGCCATGAAAATAGCCGTATCGACATCTTGCTAAAGTCTGATTCTCAACCAAACTGCTTTATAGAAGTAAAAAGCGTCACTCTTTTGGATGAGATTCAAGGCGATAAAGGACAAGGTTACTTCCCTGATGCCGTCACAACTCGCGGGCAAAAACATCTGCGTGAATTAGCGGAAATGGCCAAAGATGGAAGCAGGTCGGTACTTTTGTTTGCCGTTTTACATTCGGGGATTGAAAAAGTCTCTCCCGCTCTCCATATAGACGCGAACTATTCACAGTTACTAAAAGCGGCACAAGAAGCCGGGGTGGAAGTGTTGTGCTACAAGGCGTCACTTTCAGAGTTCGAAATCCAAATGGTATCTGAGGTCAAATTTGCCCATCAAGTGACAAAAAATTGATGGTGTCTTCACATTGACGATAACTTTACGTTGGATTGTTTGCCTCACCCACTTCTTTTTGCTATAGATACCCGCCTTAAATTTAACTGCTCTCGCAGTTGACTAGGGTTAGTAGGAGATCTGTATGACAGAGTCTAAAAAGAAAACGCTAGGCATCCTAGCCATTGCTGGTGTTGAGCCATATCAGGAAAAGCCGGGTGAAGAATATATGTCACCTGCGCAAGTTATTCATTTTACAAAAATTTTGGAAGCGTGGCGCAACCAACTGAGAGAAGAAGTGGACCGCACCGTTCACCACATGCAGGATGAAGCAGCCAACTTCCCAGACCCTGTTGACCGTGCTTCTCAAGAAGAAGAGTTCAGCCTAGAACTGCGTAACCGTGATCGCGAACGCCGCCTGATCAAGAAAATCGAAAAGACTCTCGACAAAATTAAAGAAGAGGATTTCGGTTTCTGTGATTCATGTGGTGTGGAAATTGGTATTCGTCGTCTAGAAGCGCGCCCAACCGCAGATCTGTGTATCGATTGCAAAACACTCGCTGAAATCAAAGAAAAGCAAATGCTTGGCTAAGATAAAGCAGTAAAGAAAAGGGAGCACACGCTCCCTTTTCTTGTTTCTTTGCATTTGAAAGGTAAATCGCCCTATGAACTATATTGGTCGCTTCGCCCCCTCCCCTTCAGGCCCCTTACATTTTGGTTCGTTGATTGCGGCTTTAGGGAGCTATTTCCAAGCCAAAGCCCATCAAGGTAAATGGCTGGTTCGTATTGAAGACCTTGACCCGCCCCGCGAAATGCAGGGAGCGGCAGCACATATCCTGCGCACATTAGAAGCCTATGGCCTGCATTGGGATGACTCAGTGGTTTACCAAAGCCAGCGTCATGCTTTGTATCAAGACCAAATTAATCAATGGCTCGCCACAGGACAGGCC is a genomic window containing:
- the dksA gene encoding RNA polymerase-binding protein DksA, yielding MTESKKKTLGILAIAGVEPYQEKPGEEYMSPAQVIHFTKILEAWRNQLREEVDRTVHHMQDEAANFPDPVDRASQEEEFSLELRNRDRERRLIKKIEKTLDKIKEEDFGFCDSCGVEIGIRRLEARPTADLCIDCKTLAEIKEKQMLG
- the sfsA gene encoding DNA/RNA nuclease SfsA translates to MHFSPPLQKGTLLKRYKRFLADVMLEDGSVITMHCANTGGMTGCAEPGSTVWFSTSDNPKRKYAHSWELTETKKGHWICVNTARANTLVVEAILAGRIPQLQGYAELRTEVKYGHENSRIDILLKSDSQPNCFIEVKSVTLLDEIQGDKGQGYFPDAVTTRGQKHLRELAEMAKDGSRSVLLFAVLHSGIEKVSPALHIDANYSQLLKAAQEAGVEVLCYKASLSEFEIQMVSEVKFAHQVTKN